Within Bacillus sp. FJAT-45350, the genomic segment CTATACTTACCCTGTCTATAATGAGGATTCTGAAATGTACGGTGTGATTGTCTATATGAAAGATGTAACGAAAAAAGTTTATACAGAAGCTCAATTATTACACTCTGGTAAGTTAGCAGCAATAGGAGAGCTAGCTGCTGGAGTAGCTCATGAATTGAATAGTCCACTGACTGCTATCATTGGAAATGCACAATTATTAATGCGTGATTTTGATAAAGATAACATGTCTTACCAATTACTTTCAGATATTTATAATTGTGGGGATCGTTCAAAAAATATTATTCGTAACTTATTAACTTTTTCTAGACAAGATGAGAATGATGTACAAGGCTGTTCATTGAATCAAGCGATAAAACATGTATTAAGCTTGATTCGTTTTCAAGTGGAACGGCAATGTATCACAATTGAAACAAAGCTTTGTGAGGGCTTACCTGAAGCGAAAGGGAGTATTCAACAAATTGAACAGATTGTCATTAATCTAGTTATCAATGCTAGAGATGCGATAGAGCAAACCGAGAATGAAAAGAAATTAATTAAGATTGAGACGGGTCAGAAGCAAATTAATAAAAAGGAATGGTTATATTTAAGTGTTGAAGATAACGGAATTGGGATTAGTGAGGATTACATGAAAGAAATATTTAGACCTTTCTTTACGACAAAGGAAGCAATTCAAGGAACTGGTTTAGGGTTATCGGTAAGTCTTGGAATTGCAAAGGAACATGGTGGCACAATTGAGGTTAATAGTGAGGAAGGCAAAGGAAGTAGGTTTACTTTATTAATACCGAAAATGTAAATGGTCACAGGGGGTAGGGATGAAAAGAATTTTGGTAGTGGATGATGAGAGGGAAGTTGTCACATTTTTATATTATTTATTATCTAAAAAGGGCTATGATGTGACATATGCACATAATTATGATGAAACGATTGAGAAACTAGAGCTAAAAGAAGTAGATTTAGCATTAGTAGATTTGAAAATGCCTGATACTAACGGCATTACAGTTTTGAAAAGGATTAAAGAATATTACCCTTCTTGTAAGGTCGTAATTATGACTGGGTATAGTACAGTGAAGACAGCAGTAGATGCAATAAAAAATGGTGCAAGTGATTATATAGAAAAGCCCTTCGATGATATAGATAAGCTAGAAAAACATATTGATGAACTGATACATACAAATACAGTATTTTATGATTATGAAATTGAAAAAATTGCTCAAAGCATTGGGATGGTCGTCGGTCAAACAGAGGAAATGAATATTCTGCTGAAAATGGCTTATAAGTTTGCAAAGAAAAATATAAATGTTCGTATAGAAGGAGAAACAGGTACAGGGAAAGAGGTGCTAGCTCGTTTTATACATGAAGCGAGTATGAGACCAAACCAGCCTTTTATCGGTGTGAACTGTGGAGCTTTTTCGGAAACCTTACTAGAGAGCGAATTATTTGGCCATGAAAAGGGAGCTTTTACAGGTGCAAGTCAACAAAGAAGAGGTCTTTTTGAAGTGGCGAGTAGTGGTACTCTCTTTTTAGATGAAGTAGCAGAAGCATCTCCTTCAATTCAAGTGAAATTATTAAGAGTACTAGAAACAAGGGAATTTATGAGGGTTGGCAGTGAGCAGTCACTACATACAAATACGAGAATCATTACAGCTTCTCATGTCAATTTAGAAGAAGCAGTGAAAAAGAAAGAATTTAGAGAAGACTTAATGTACCGTTTAGATGTTGTGAAGCTTAGTATTCCTCCGTTAAGAGAGCGCAAAGAAGACATAGAAATGTTAGTAGATAAACTATTGAGTAATACCCCTAGTGTAAGTTTTTCAAAAGAATCATTACATTATTTATCGAACTACCAATGGCCAGGAAATATTCGAGAGTTATCAAACGTAGTAACTAGAGCTGTTGCGTTAGCAGAGGGAGAGACGGATGTCATTACCCCTGAATATTTACCTCGTCAAATTACATTACAAAAAAGTTGTGTTGAAAAGCAGGAGGGGAGAAATGAGCTTGATATCCCTCAACAATTAGTAGGAGATTCTTATAAGGAAGAGTTAGCTGAATATGTAGATGAATGGAAGAATCGAATTCTAACATTATGGGAGCAGGAACGAGTGATTGACCTTGAGGAAATCCAGAACAATTTGAAAGAACTAGAAGAAAAGATAGAACGTTCCTTTGTGACTCGAGCACTGAGAGAAACATTAGGTAATCGAAAGGAAGCATCTAAGCTACTTAATATTTCTGTGAGAAAATTAAGGTACATCATGAATGAAAAGGGACAACTGAAATAATAGGATTGAATGAGACATAGCTATTGTAAGTTGTAGATGGGTAAAAGAGGCTGGGACAAAAGGTCGTTTGACCTTTTGTCCCAGCCTCGAAGCAATGTGCTCCGTTCGCTACATCTTTCAAGGCGCGTAGCGAACGGAGCCATTGCACACCTATTGAAGACTTGTGTCCCAACCTCCTCCTTGGAGAGAGGTAATCACTTTTCTTAACAAGTTGAGCAATCTTCACAAGAGCAATACGCGTTTAAAGCGTTTACACTATGGGCTAGAGCAGCTCCAGCCTTTAAAGCTGTTGCAACCATAATCGCTTCTGAAATTTCTTGAATTGTTGCGTCAGCTGTTTTTGCTGCCTTTGTATGAAGCTCAATACAATATGGACAACCAGTTGCGTGCGCGGAAGCGACTGCAATTAATTCTTTTTCTTTTACAGTTAGTGCACCAGGTTTCATTGTTTGTTTATCGAAGTCAATGAAGGCTAAGAATGCATCTTTATTTAACGTAGAGAACTCTTTCAATCTATCAAAATATTGTTGTTTATACAAAACATCTTCATCTGCATCAAACGCATTTAATGCATTTACACCGTGTGCTAAGGCAGAACCAGCTTTCATTGCAGTTGCAACAAATAATGCTTCTGACATTTCTTCTTGTGTCCCACCAGCATCTTTGAATTGATTTACGTGAATATCAATACAATATGGACAACCAGTAATGTGTGCAACAGCGACAGCAATTGTTTCTTTCTGTTTAACAGATAAGGCACCTTTTTTTAATGCATCTTTATCAAATTTAATAAAAGCTTGGAATGCTTCAGTTGCGTGCTCGTTTAATTCACCGATTCGATTGAAATAAGACATTTTGTATAAAATTTTGTCCCCCATTGTTAGCCCCCTTGAATTATATAAGTAATACGATTTATAAAGTTATTGCTTAAAAAACAGGAGCCTTACTCACGTTATTGAGAAGCTCCTGCTGTGTGTGATTTGTTGTGATTTGTGACTAATACAATTTTATTAGTATGATCCAGCGATAATATCTTTTAGCTCTTGTAATGTTGCTTTTCTTGGGTTTGTAAGAGCGCATGCATCATTCATTGCATTTTCAGCCAGAATAGCGATGTCTTCTTCTTTAGCTCCCAGCTCAGTAAATCCAGAAGGAATGCCAACATCTTTAGCTAATGTCTCAATAGCAGTTATTGCTTTTTCTGCTGCTTCACGCGTTGGTAAACCGCTTACATTTTCACCTAGAGCAACAGCAATATCTACAAAGCGTTCGGGCTTAGCAATTAGGTTAAAACGCTCTACGTGTGGTAATAGGATTGCATTACATACTCCGTGTGGTAAGTTATAGAATCCACCGAATTGGTGAGCGATTGCATGTACATAACCTAATGATGCGTTGTTAAATGCCATACCAGCTAAGAATTGTGCATAAGACATATTGTTACGAGCGTCAATGTCTTCACCATTTGCTACAGCTGCACGTAGATTATTACTTACTAGACGAATTGCTTGTAAAGCACACGCATCTGTAATTGGAGTAGCTGATGTAGAAACATATGCTTCGATTGCATGTGTTAAAGCGTCCATTCCAGTTGCTGCTGTTAAACCAGCTGGCTTTTTCACAGTTAATATAGGGTCGTTAATTGAGATTGTAGGTGTAACGTGTTTATCTACAATTGCCATTTTAATTTTTCTTTCGCTATCTGTAATGATACAGAAACGTGTCATTTCACTTGCAGTACCTGATGTCGTATTGATTGCGATGATAGGTATAGATGGTGATTTAGATTGGTCTACACCTTCATAATCATGAATACGTCCTCCATTAGCAGCGACTAAACCAATACCTTTTGCGCAGTCGTGTGAGCTACCGCCACCTAATGATACGATTGCATCACAACCTTTATCGTTATATGCATTTAATCCGTCTTCAACATTTTTATCTGTCGGGTTAGGCTCAGCACCTGAGAAGATTTCAACTTCTACTCCAGCTTCTCGAATATAAGCAGCGATTTGGTCTGCAACTCCCATTTTGTATAATCCTTCGTCGGTAACGATTAATGCTCTTTGGCACCCAAGAGATTTGATTCTTGGACCAGCTTCTTTCACTGCTCCAACTCCCATTAAGTTCACACTCGGAATGAAAAAACCATATACTTGTTCAGCTGACATAATACGAACTCCCCCTAGAAAGAAAAATTATTTTTGCTACACCATTCTATATTGCAAGGGCTATGCCAACTTTTAAGAAAAGCATAAATAAACTGAAAATTTTATATTTAATTAGGATTTTTATTTAACTGATTAGAGTTCCTTATAATAAGGAAAACATTTGAAAATACTGCATTTATTAGGGGTGGTAAAAGTCAGAAAAATTAATAGGAGGTTGTACATAAAAATTAGTTACTTTAAAAAGGAGTGGTTGGAAGATGCTCCTTATTTTAAGGGATATGCCGAAAGTGCGGCACAATGTAACGTTGTTTTGTTAGGACTTGCCATATTAATGATAGAGGTTGTTTTTGAATATAAAAAAGAAGGCACGGAAAAATTCACTTTTTCGTGCCTTCTATGAATCTAGCTATTTAAATTACTATATTCAATATAACGTTGTAATAGATGGGGGGTTTTTAATCCGAGGATGCGTTGGATATCTTCGATTGGTACATTATTTGAAAGTTGATTAAGGATAAACGTATGACGTATTAGCTTAGCTGAAATTCCTTTACGTAATCCAGCTCGTTTTACTTCTTCACGGATCATTTTTTGAATCGCTATTTCTGTTAATGCTTTCGGTTGATCAAGCTCATAGAGCCAACGGTACGTATTACGCTGAAAGTCAAAAGAAACAAAGAATGGGTCATGACTATGGTATCTCGGTCGAACAGGTTCAGGTATTTGTTTGAAATAGGTATAGAGCTGAACTTTGTCGTTTTCGTTAATAGTAATTGTTCTTGAAAGGCTCGTTTTTGAAGCAATGTAAATAGTATTGTTTTCAAAATGAATATCTTTCATTTTTAAGTTTGTTAGTTCTTGAAGTGTAAGACCATAAGATAGGAATAGTAGAAATATAGAAATATTACGATCGACAAGAAAGTGTCTACTTTTTTCTTGATTTTCAGTTAAGCCATTCATTGATTTCACACTTTTGAATAATTTTTCAGCTTCTTTCTCTGTTATGAAATGATCAGTTTGAAAAGAATGTTCTTTTAATGATAGAAGTTCAATCCCATCTATTGGATTATCATTACATACTCCTTGCTTAATGGAGTATTTATATAGCTGATTAAGAACAGTCGCGATTCTTTTCGTTGTTCGAATATTGTACTTACGTTCTTTTTCAAGTAACCAAAAAAACGGTTTAATTTCTTCAGTCGTTAGCATTAACCAATTAGTCACCTCTTTTGCTTCGTATTCCTCGGCTAGCCACTTAAAAAAGTCTTCTAAATCATAGAAATACCGCCGTACCGTTGAAGGCTGTCGTTTTCCTTCTAAGGATGTTAAGTATTCTTTTACAGTAGAGGGAAGTATTGAGTCGTGTAAAAGATTCATGCGACACCTCCTTAGTTATTTCTTTTATTATAGCAAGCTGTTCATTTATTTGGAATTTTTAGAGACAACTAGTAATCTCAGAAAAAGGTAGGCATTTGTCACAAAAAATTTCAACTTGCGTATAGTAGTGTAAGGAAAAGTGAACAGAAGGGGTGTGACATAAATGAAAAACCCATCATCAAGGACACGTTCAAAAGGTCAAATAAATGTTGTGTTAAATCATAAATCAAATAAACAGTCAGACTTAAGGCATCAATTTGTTTCAAAAGAAGAGAAAGAGAAACATTACATCTTAGAACGTGTTGAAAAAGAACTAGAATCACTAGTTGGTTTACAAGATATTAAGCGCTTTCTGAAAGAAATTTACGCTTGGTTATATATTAATAATTGTAGAAAAGAAGAAGGGTTAAAAGTTGCAAAACAATCACTGCACATGATTTTTAAAGGAAATCCAGGTACGGGTAAGACAACTGTGGCAAGACTTATTGCGAAATTCTTTCATGACATGGATGTTTTATCAAAAGGGCATTTAATAGAGGTAGAAAGGGCAGATTTGGTTGGTGAATACATTGGCCATACAGCTCAGAAAACGAGGGAGATCATTAAGAAAGCAAGTGGTGGTGTATTATTTATTGATGAAGCCTATTCTCTCGCGCGTGGTGGTGAAAAAGACTTTGGAAAAGAGGCAATAGATACGTTAGTCAACAGTATCGTATGACTTTTTCCTAAATACAAGCTATAAAGGAGGACAAGCTTACCTTCTTAAATTCAAAAGGTAAAACTCTTTTTGGTTATTCTCATTAATGGTAAACTATAGACAAATCAAGTGGTAATGAAAGGGGAATTTTACATTGGAATATCGTAAGTTAGGTAAGAGTGGAATTGTTGTATCTGAGCTTTGTTTAGGAACCATGACATTTGGGAGAGGCACATCAGAGGATGAATCAATCGCAATTGTCGATCGATTTCTTGAGGATGGTGGGAACTTTATTGATACGGCAGATGTATATGCAAGGGGTACATCCGAGGAATATGTAGGCAAAGCGATTAAAGGTAAACGCTCTGAAGTAATTGTGGCAACGAAGGTTCGAATGAAAGTTGGTGTCCATCCGAATGCAAATGGCTATTCTCGTAAACGTGTATTAGAAGGTGTTGAAGCAAGCTTAAAGCGTTTAGATACTGATTATATTGATTTATATCAGCTTCATGTTTGGGATAATTTAACACCAATTGAGGAGACGTTACGCACGTTAGACGACTTAATCACGTCAGGGAAGGTACGTTATATAGGATGCTGTAACTTCTTAGCTTGGCAGTTAATGAAGTCATTATCTTATAGTGAAAGACAAAAGTATGCCAAATTCATCACGGTACAGCCTCAATATAATCTGTTACATAGAGAAATCGAAAGGGAATTACTCTCTCTTTGCAAAGAGGAAGATATAGCTGTCATTCCATGGGCACCTTTAGCAGGTGGTTTTTTAACTGGAAAATATGAAGGGTACGAATTACCATCAGAAGGACGATTTTCTTTAGGTTGGACAGGTGAATATGGCTGGGAAAATATCGCTCTAGAACGACATTTTCACATTCTAAATAAGGTAAAAGAAATTGCGAGTGAAATTGGGAAAACTCCAGCACAAGTAGCACTTAATTGGGTGTTAAACAAAGAATGTGTTACATCTCCGATTTTCGGACCTCGAACAATGGAGCAATATGAAGAAAATATTGGTGCTATCGGTTGGAAATTAAGTGAAGAGCACTTTAATAAGTTAGATGAAATTAGTGCATTACCATCAGAGTACCCTGAAAGATTTATCGAAAAATTCAAGCGTACTTTATAGTTTAGTGGGGTGACTTAAAAGGTGATTTATATCTTTTAAGGTCACCCCTCTTATATTAAGAGCACTCATTATTCACTAATTTACTATTGGTATGTATAATACCTAATGAGGTATAAAAGTAAAGAGGTGGTTATTTGGAAAAGAAAGAGCAATGTCAGACGAATTGAGGGATTAAGAAAAAGAGAATGAAGTTTATCCCGCCAATATGACCGGGCATTCTCATATGGCTTCTGGTAGGAGCTATTTATGTGATATACAATTTCATCAAATAACGTTTTCTGAAAAACTAAAGAGATGGTACACAGGTAAAGTGTGCCATCTCTTTAGTTTTTTTGTTAACGATTTTTTATCATGAAATGTAATACTGGTCGATGGAGAGTGATTAAATACTTACTGTATTGGTATTCTCTCAGGACTTAATTGTAATTTTTCTTATAAGACAAACTCTAGTATACATATAATCTTCTATACCTATATAAGTGGGGGAGATGTGATGAGGAGAAAAAGATTAAAGGGAGAGGATTTGACAATAAAGGTTCAATGGGAAAAACCTACGAAAGAATCTGAACAGCAGTGGAAACATTTCGTTCAATGGCTAATGTCGAACGCAAATAAACGTTGATGAAATAACAGGAAGCTGAAAAAGGGTTTCTCAGAGGTGATACAATGCTCGGTGGAAAGGTTATTGTTTACGCTCGTGTATCAACGGATGAGCAAGCTGTAAAAGGGTATAGTATCGAGGCTCAAATAGAAAATGGAATAGAAAAGGCTAGAGAGTTGGGATATTCCGAAGAACAGGTAGTCATATTAAAAGAACAAAGCTCAGGAGCTACGCTAGATAGGCCAAGTCTTAGTTATTTACGAGAGTCAATTGCAAATGGTGATAAGCCAAAAATAATTATTGTCTATGATCCTGACAGATTATCACGTCAACTAACCCAACAGTTAATTTTAACCGATGAATGGATTAAATCAGGGATACAATTAGAATTTGTTAATTTTGAGTGGAAGCAAACACCAGAAGGAATGATGTTCTATCAGTTAAGGGGGATGTTTGCTCAATATGAACGGGAAAAAATCAGAGAACGAACAATTCGAGGGCGGCTAACAAAAATCAAGAAACATGGAAAGCTAAGTGTTGATCCAAGGCTTTTTGGTTATCGTTTTGATACAAAAGACGATATTCTTAAAGTGAATGGAAAAGAAAGTGCAATTGTTAAACAAATCTTCCAGTTAGCTGCAAAGGGAAAGAGTGGAGAAGCAATCGCACGTACATTAACTGCAGAAAACATTCAAGCACCTCGTGGAGAAAAATGGTACGGTTCAACAGTAACAAGAATTATAAGAAATAGAAGTTATTTAGGGACTTTCATGGCGTATAAGACTGATTATCATCAAGGAGTAAAAAGGAAACGGAATGAAGATGAACAGTTCCCTATTCCGATACCTCAACTAATTGAGCAACCTCAGTTCGACTTAGCTAATAAAACAATTGATAAATTTAGAACAAATACAGGAAGACCATCAACTAGACCTTATTTATTAAAGGGAATAGGTCAATGTCAATGTGGTGCATCAATGGTTGCAACTGTAAAATCAGGGAACAGGGAATATACGTACTATAAATGTTCTAGTAAAAGTAAAACCTGTTCTGGATATTGGAATTCAAAAATTGTAGATACGGAGATTTGGAAAAAAGTGAAATTAGAGCTTTGTAACATACAATTATTTAACAAAGAATCATTCCTAAGCCCTTTAGTGGAAACTGGTTGGAGGCAAGAAAAAGCAGAATTACTAAAGAAGAAAGAAAAAAATATACGAAAGCTTGAGAATTTGTTAGAGTTGTTTATTAATGAAGAAATTGAAAAAGAATTATTTCAGCATTCTAAGGAAAATTTAGAGAAGGAAAGGGATAAAATAGAAAAAATGCTTCATAACTTAGATGTTCTAAACGAAGAAGTGGTTGAGGACAATTTTTTTACAAGTGATGATGTATTGAAGATCCTTGATGAAATTTCTATTGAAAAGAAGAATGAATTGATGCAAATGTTAGTAGAGAAGGTAAGTTTTCACAAAGATTATCAATTGTTGATTGAATTCAAACTTTCAGATCGTTATTATGGGAGATAGCCAAACGTTAGTGAAAGCTATGGAAGACCAACAACATGAATTTGTCTTAATTTTGGCTGGGTACTCAAAAGAAATGGACTATTTTCTCTCTTTAAACCCTGGATTGCCTTCTCGCTTTCCGATATCAATTGATTTTCCGGATTATTCTACTGATGAATTAATGGAGATAGGAAGTAAATTATTAGAGGAACGTGAATATTGGCTAGCAACAGAAGGCGAATGGAAGGTACGAGAGCATTTACGAAAAATTAAAACAGATAGTGGTCGAACTTTTAGTAATGGAAGATATATTCGAAATTTAATCGAGCAGGCAATTCGTTCACAGGCGGTTAGATTATTAACGGAAGGTAAATATGACCGTCAATCATTAGCAATATTAGCTGCATCTGATTTTGATTTTGAACATTCTACTGTTCGGCCATATGCATAATAGAGGTGGATAATGATTGAAAGATATTAATAGTGATGCAATTGAACAAGTGTTACTTGTTGGCTGTCAAACAAAAGACCAGTTAGACGATGATTTTGACTACTCAATGAGTGAATTAGAATCATTAACGAAAACAGCAAAAGGGCAAGTTGTAATGACGGTTACACAGAAACGTTCAGTCATTGATCCCGCGACCTATATTGGTCGTGGGAAAGTGAGTGAAATTGAGGAAATTATAAATGAATTAGATGTGGATTTGATTATTTTTAATGATGAATTAACACCTAGTCAAGTTCGAAACCTGTCAGCTAGTTTTGAAATACGTATTGTTGATCGGACTCAATTGATTCTTGATATTTTTGCTAAGCGAGCTCAATCAAGAGAAGGGATATTACAAGTTGAGTTGGCTCAGCTCAACTATTTACTTCCTCGACTTAAGGGACAAGGTACAGCGTTATCAAGGCTAGGTGGTGGAATCGGAACAAGAGGACCTGGGGAAACAAAGTTAGAATCTGACCGACGTCATATTAGACGGAGAATGGATGAGATAAAAACACAGCTTAGCACGATTCTAAGCCATCGAGAGAGATACCGTGAAAGAAGAAAGCAAAATCAGACGATACAAATTGCGTTAGTTGGGTATACGAATGCAGGTAAGTCTACGTTATTAAATAAATTAACAAATGCAGATACGCTTGAAGAAGATTTACTATTTGCGACTCTAGATCCAACAACAAGAAAGCTTAAGTTACCATCAGGATTAAATGTTCTGCTATCTGATACTGTAGGATTTATTCAAGATTTACCGACAACGTTGATTGCAGCTTTTCGTTCAACTCTTGAAGAGGTGTGTGAAGCAGACTTTATTCTTCACGTCGTTGATGGGTCTCACCCTAATCATTTCCAACATGAACAAACGGTCCTTTCATTATTGGATGAGCTTGAGGTGAAAGATGTCACAGTTTTAACAGTTTATAATAAACGAGATAAAATTCATGAAGACTTTTATCCATCATCAAAGCATAATACAATTAAAGTCTCAGCGTTTTCAAAGGAGGATAGGGATAGCCTTTTAAAAGAGATTGAGCGTTTGTTAAAAGAAAAAATGGAATTTTACCGAGTGTTTATCCTTCCGACAGAAGGAAAGCTACTTGCAGAATGTGTGGAGAAGTCTATTGTGTTGGAAAAAGAGTGGAATGATAATATCCAAAAATACGAGGTTTCAGGCTATATACATCCATCATTAGGACTTAGTCAAAAGCTGAAAGAACGCATGGAATAGAAGGAGAAAAAAATGTACGAACAATTCACGAATGGAACAGCACTGCAACCAATAATAAATGAAATAGAAGAAAAAATAGCGCCTACTCACCGACAGATTGAAACAGTCGTTGAAACAAATCAATTACGCGTTATGGACATTTTTAAACAAAATCAAGTGTCAGATTTTCATTTTACCCCATCAACTGGATATGGCTATGACGATGTGGGGAGAGATACATTAGAGCGAATTTATTCCGAAGTATTTGGAGCGGAAGCAGGACTCGTTAGGCCGCAAATCATCTCAGGTACTCATGCAATTGCAACAGCTTTATTTGGAATCTTACGACCTTATGATGAATTACTATATATTACGGGTAAGCCTTATGACACATTAGAAGAAATTGTAGGGATTAGAGGAAGTGGAAATGGTTCTTTAAAGGAATATCATATCGGTTATGATGCCATCCCGCTTACAGAATCTGGTGAAGTTGATTTTGAAAAGATAAAGCAAGCAATTACCGCAAAAACGAAAGTTATCGGGATTCAACGTTCAAAAGGATATGCGAATCGTCCATCATTTACGATTGAAAAAATAGAAGAAATGATTCAATTTGTGAAAAACATCAAGGAAGATGTAATCGTTTTTGTTGATAATTGTTACGGTGAGTTTGTTGAAACAAAAGAACCATGTCATGTTGGTGCAGATATTATCGCTGGGTCTCTTATTAAAAACCCTGGTGGTGGTATTGTAAAAACTGGCGGTTATCTTGTTGGAAAAAAGGAACTTATTGAATTGGCATCTTATCGTTTAGCTGCTCCAGGTATTGGTGCGGAGGGAGGAGCGTCATTATATAGCTTATTGGAAATGTATCAAGGCTTCTTCCTTGCACCACATGTTGTTGGACAAGCATTGAAAGGTGCGATTTTTACATCGGCTTTTCTTGAAAAGATAGGGATGAACACAAGTCCAAAATGGAATGAAAGACGAACAGATTTAATTCAGTCAGTACAATTTGACGATGAGAAGAAAATGATTGCGTTCTGCCAAGCGATTCAACAGGCTTCGCCAATCAATTCTCATGTGACACCTCATCCAAGTTCTATGCCAGGATATGAAGACCCTATTATCATGGCAGCAGGAACATTTATCCAAGGTGCGAGTATTGAGCTTTCGGCTGATGGTCCAATTCGTCCACCTTATGTTGCATATGTTCAAGGCGGTTTGACATATGCACATGTTAAGTTAGCGGTAGTAAAAGCAGTTGATTCACTAATAGAAAAAGAATTAGTAACAATTACATAATGATGATTGAAGCACCTGTTACCTATTTTTAGGAAATGGGTGTTTCTTTGCTCTAGTATGTTTTAAAACTTATTAGGTAGGTAAAATAGATAGTGATATTAAATTAAAAACAGGGTATTTTAAATATGTCGGTTAGTTTAGAATAATGTCTAAAATCCGAAAAATATTGATGTTAAAATAGGTAACATGTGTTGACATAGAACCTTACATCAGTTATTCTAATAATAGTTCAAGCGAAGGGGGAGTAAGTTATGAATGATCAAATGAGAAGGAATTTGCCGTTATTTCCTATAAGTATTGTTAAACAATTAACTGAATTATCGGCAAGGCAAATTCGGTATTATGAAGAACATAACTTAATTCAGCCAGCTAGAACTAATGGGAATCAACGTTTATTTTCGTTCAACGATGTAGACAAGTTATTAGAAATTAAATCTTATATTGAACAAGGAATTAACATTTCTGGAATTAAACAAATATTTGAAATGAAACAAAATGCTCAGCTTGAGGAACTAGAACGAAAATCAAATTC encodes:
- a CDS encoding sigma-54-dependent transcriptional regulator, translating into MKRILVVDDEREVVTFLYYLLSKKGYDVTYAHNYDETIEKLELKEVDLALVDLKMPDTNGITVLKRIKEYYPSCKVVIMTGYSTVKTAVDAIKNGASDYIEKPFDDIDKLEKHIDELIHTNTVFYDYEIEKIAQSIGMVVGQTEEMNILLKMAYKFAKKNINVRIEGETGTGKEVLARFIHEASMRPNQPFIGVNCGAFSETLLESELFGHEKGAFTGASQQRRGLFEVASSGTLFLDEVAEASPSIQVKLLRVLETREFMRVGSEQSLHTNTRIITASHVNLEEAVKKKEFREDLMYRLDVVKLSIPPLRERKEDIEMLVDKLLSNTPSVSFSKESLHYLSNYQWPGNIRELSNVVTRAVALAEGETDVITPEYLPRQITLQKSCVEKQEGRNELDIPQQLVGDSYKEELAEYVDEWKNRILTLWEQERVIDLEEIQNNLKELEEKIERSFVTRALRETLGNRKEASKLLNISVRKLRYIMNEKGQLK
- a CDS encoding carboxymuconolactone decarboxylase family protein, translating into MGDKILYKMSYFNRIGELNEHATEAFQAFIKFDKDALKKGALSVKQKETIAVAVAHITGCPYCIDIHVNQFKDAGGTQEEMSEALFVATAMKAGSALAHGVNALNAFDADEDVLYKQQYFDRLKEFSTLNKDAFLAFIDFDKQTMKPGALTVKEKELIAVASAHATGCPYCIELHTKAAKTADATIQEISEAIMVATALKAGAALAHSVNALNAYCSCEDCSTC
- a CDS encoding iron-containing alcohol dehydrogenase; this encodes MSAEQVYGFFIPSVNLMGVGAVKEAGPRIKSLGCQRALIVTDEGLYKMGVADQIAAYIREAGVEVEIFSGAEPNPTDKNVEDGLNAYNDKGCDAIVSLGGGSSHDCAKGIGLVAANGGRIHDYEGVDQSKSPSIPIIAINTTSGTASEMTRFCIITDSERKIKMAIVDKHVTPTISINDPILTVKKPAGLTAATGMDALTHAIEAYVSTSATPITDACALQAIRLVSNNLRAAVANGEDIDARNNMSYAQFLAGMAFNNASLGYVHAIAHQFGGFYNLPHGVCNAILLPHVERFNLIAKPERFVDIAVALGENVSGLPTREAAEKAITAIETLAKDVGIPSGFTELGAKEEDIAILAENAMNDACALTNPRKATLQELKDIIAGSY
- a CDS encoding tyrosine-type recombinase/integrase — encoded protein: MNLLHDSILPSTVKEYLTSLEGKRQPSTVRRYFYDLEDFFKWLAEEYEAKEVTNWLMLTTEEIKPFFWLLEKERKYNIRTTKRIATVLNQLYKYSIKQGVCNDNPIDGIELLSLKEHSFQTDHFITEKEAEKLFKSVKSMNGLTENQEKSRHFLVDRNISIFLLFLSYGLTLQELTNLKMKDIHFENNTIYIASKTSLSRTITINENDKVQLYTYFKQIPEPVRPRYHSHDPFFVSFDFQRNTYRWLYELDQPKALTEIAIQKMIREEVKRAGLRKGISAKLIRHTFILNQLSNNVPIEDIQRILGLKTPHLLQRYIEYSNLNS
- a CDS encoding aldo/keto reductase; translation: MEYRKLGKSGIVVSELCLGTMTFGRGTSEDESIAIVDRFLEDGGNFIDTADVYARGTSEEYVGKAIKGKRSEVIVATKVRMKVGVHPNANGYSRKRVLEGVEASLKRLDTDYIDLYQLHVWDNLTPIEETLRTLDDLITSGKVRYIGCCNFLAWQLMKSLSYSERQKYAKFITVQPQYNLLHREIERELLSLCKEEDIAVIPWAPLAGGFLTGKYEGYELPSEGRFSLGWTGEYGWENIALERHFHILNKVKEIASEIGKTPAQVALNWVLNKECVTSPIFGPRTMEQYEENIGAIGWKLSEEHFNKLDEISALPSEYPERFIEKFKRTL
- a CDS encoding recombinase family protein, with product MLGGKVIVYARVSTDEQAVKGYSIEAQIENGIEKARELGYSEEQVVILKEQSSGATLDRPSLSYLRESIANGDKPKIIIVYDPDRLSRQLTQQLILTDEWIKSGIQLEFVNFEWKQTPEGMMFYQLRGMFAQYEREKIRERTIRGRLTKIKKHGKLSVDPRLFGYRFDTKDDILKVNGKESAIVKQIFQLAAKGKSGEAIARTLTAENIQAPRGEKWYGSTVTRIIRNRSYLGTFMAYKTDYHQGVKRKRNEDEQFPIPIPQLIEQPQFDLANKTIDKFRTNTGRPSTRPYLLKGIGQCQCGASMVATVKSGNREYTYYKCSSKSKTCSGYWNSKIVDTEIWKKVKLELCNIQLFNKESFLSPLVETGWRQEKAELLKKKEKNIRKLENLLELFINEEIEKELFQHSKENLEKERDKIEKMLHNLDVLNEEVVEDNFFTSDDVLKILDEISIEKKNELMQMLVEKVSFHKDYQLLIEFKLSDRYYGR